In a genomic window of Methanogenium sp. S4BF:
- a CDS encoding TrkA family potassium uptake protein, with the protein MRVIIVEGSALGVNLARTLIQTGSEVILIERNPNRAKELSETLDCTVISAEGTRPDILEKAEIEKADAIVACTIHDQDNIIIGLIAKQFNVPEIIITTDDIQFMTVAKRLGFHHVVNSPQTTSTSIFHTLRGIDTIELETMMRGDVRFISVIAGKKFEGTELSTINLPKNSVFIGLYRNGDFLLYTQNPEIKERDEILIATRVEFVERIYEGFKDEEEEEEKEAS; encoded by the coding sequence ATGCGGGTTATCATTGTGGAAGGGAGTGCCCTGGGTGTCAACCTGGCGCGAACGCTGATCCAGACAGGATCAGAGGTCATTCTCATCGAAAGGAATCCAAACCGGGCAAAAGAGCTTTCAGAAACCCTTGACTGTACGGTTATCAGTGCGGAGGGCACCCGCCCCGACATCCTGGAAAAAGCAGAGATCGAGAAGGCCGATGCCATCGTCGCCTGCACCATTCATGACCAGGACAACATCATCATCGGGCTGATTGCAAAGCAGTTCAATGTCCCTGAAATTATCATCACAACGGATGACATCCAGTTTATGACCGTTGCAAAGCGGCTTGGCTTTCACCACGTCGTCAATTCCCCCCAGACCACATCAACCAGTATCTTTCACACCCTGCGGGGAATTGACACCATAGAACTGGAGACGATGATGCGGGGAGATGTGCGGTTCATCAGCGTCATTGCGGGAAAGAAATTTGAGGGGACGGAGCTTTCAACAATCAACCTCCCAAAAAACAGTGTCTTCATCGGCCTCTACAGAAACGGCGATTTTCTCCTGTACACCCAAAATCCTGAAATAAAGGAGCGGGACGAGATTCTGATCGCCACCCGTGTCGAATTCGTCGAGCGAATCTATGAGGGGTTCAAAGACGAGGAAGAGGAGGAGGAGAAAGAAGCATCATAG
- a CDS encoding DUF1622 domain-containing protein, whose translation MNILAIDAYAGFFAFLQILTFFFEIVGAALIVYGGIKAAYLVILLEFRKIDIPYNRIRMNLTSKIVFGLEFLIAADILATIIAPTQEELLMLAVVVVIRTVLGYFLEKEALEFKIT comes from the coding sequence ATGAATATTCTGGCCATCGACGCGTACGCCGGATTTTTTGCGTTCCTGCAGATACTGACATTCTTCTTTGAGATTGTTGGGGCGGCCCTTATCGTCTATGGCGGCATCAAAGCTGCCTATTTGGTTATTCTCCTTGAATTCCGGAAGATTGACATACCTTACAACCGGATACGGATGAACCTGACCAGTAAGATTGTCTTTGGACTGGAATTTCTCATTGCAGCAGACATCCTTGCCACCATCATCGCTCCTACCCAGGAGGAACTGTTAATGCTTGCCGTGGTCGTCGTTATAAGGACCGTTCTCGGCTATTTCCTGGAAAAAGAGGCCCTTGAATTCAAGATCACCTAA
- a CDS encoding YeeE/YedE thiosulfate transporter family protein, giving the protein MMLTTLHENKRLQLFIGFLIGICFGGFLYIGGVTEYNVILGQLLLTDFTVIKVMLTAVVVGMIGVYAMRCRGMVELHPKPGSIGSTVIGGIIFGMGFAILGYCPGTVAGAVGHGSLDALFGGVTGILIGAGIFAAAYPALDEKILSKGVFRSMTIPDYLKINPWYIIIPLCILIVAFLAGMEYFGI; this is encoded by the coding sequence ATGATGCTGACTACATTACATGAAAACAAGCGGCTCCAGCTTTTCATCGGTTTTCTCATCGGCATCTGCTTTGGCGGATTCCTGTATATCGGCGGGGTGACTGAATACAACGTGATCCTCGGCCAGCTGCTCTTAACCGACTTTACCGTCATCAAGGTAATGCTCACCGCAGTGGTGGTGGGGATGATCGGTGTGTATGCAATGCGTTGCCGGGGAATGGTCGAGCTGCACCCGAAACCCGGCTCGATTGGGTCGACGGTCATCGGAGGCATCATATTCGGGATGGGATTTGCCATCCTCGGCTACTGCCCCGGCACCGTCGCAGGGGCGGTGGGGCACGGTTCACTTGACGCCCTTTTCGGGGGAGTGACGGGCATCCTCATCGGTGCAGGCATCTTTGCTGCGGCCTATCCCGCCCTTGATGAAAAGATCCTTTCCAAAGGGGTATTCCGGTCCATGACGATCCCCGATTACCTGAAGATAAATCCATGGTATATCATCATCCCGCTTTGCATCCTGATCGTGGCATTCCTTGCAGGAATGGAATATTTCGGCATATAG
- a CDS encoding YeeE/YedE thiosulfate transporter family protein, protein MDWTPYIAGIGIGLLSWIAFLLSNKPLGCSTAYTRTSGMIERLFRGKKTTEKPYYRKFAPEIDWEWMLVAGVFLGAFGASVLLGGFSFEWVPTLFGDTFGYDTGLRLAVALAGGILMGLGSRWAGGCTSGHGISGTLQLAISSWIAVIVFFLSGIMTAFLLYGVLW, encoded by the coding sequence ATGGACTGGACACCTTATATTGCAGGAATCGGCATCGGCCTTCTCAGCTGGATTGCATTTCTGCTCTCAAACAAACCACTCGGGTGTTCGACCGCATACACGCGGACGAGCGGAATGATTGAACGCCTCTTCAGGGGAAAAAAGACCACAGAGAAACCCTATTACCGGAAGTTCGCTCCCGAAATAGACTGGGAATGGATGCTGGTCGCAGGAGTGTTTCTCGGAGCGTTTGGAGCATCGGTGCTGCTGGGGGGATTCTCGTTTGAATGGGTGCCGACGCTCTTCGGCGATACCTTTGGGTATGATACCGGACTGCGGCTTGCGGTTGCTCTTGCAGGCGGGATTCTCATGGGGCTCGGTTCACGCTGGGCCGGGGGGTGTACGAGCGGACACGGAATAAGCGGTACACTCCAGCTTGCGATTTCAAGCTGGATAGCGGTGATCGTCTTTTTCCTGTCCGGTATTATGACGGCGTTCCTGCTGTACGGGGTTCTCTGGTGA
- a CDS encoding MBL fold metallo-hydrolase yields the protein MLLKQFFIEKIAHSSYLIGGNTTCAIIDPSRDIDRYLEAAEAEGLKITHILETHLHADFVSGHMDLAEETGAAIYAPAAGQCTFPHVPLSDGDTFRIEDMEFLVLETPGHTPDCLVYVVTDTSRGDTPVAAFTGDTLFVGDVGRPDLFPGKAQDLAGKLYENLHTKVMTLAPECLVFPAHGAGSLCGKAMGAMRFSTIGYENTYNPALNSADTEEFIRSLTVNMPPAPDHFARCSDINRRGPASVRNLPPLKAMKPAEFYERMNDSDTIVVSIRNYATFGGQHIPGSYHIDMGGNFATFAGWVLPPDKEILLVTDSPEQAHEAAIQLRRVGLDRTTGYLKGGTHAWVTAGYTTDHIHQLSPSEVHAKIQDPKTVLLDVRSKDEYESQHIPGAINIMAMDLRTRAGELDADRPTIAICRTGHRSSLACSLLKQQGFSDVYNAAGGITGYIAAGYFPE from the coding sequence ATGCTGCTGAAACAGTTTTTTATTGAGAAAATCGCCCACAGTTCGTATCTAATCGGGGGAAACACCACGTGTGCCATCATTGATCCGAGCCGTGACATTGACCGCTACCTCGAGGCTGCAGAGGCCGAAGGGCTGAAAATCACCCACATTCTCGAGACACATCTGCATGCGGATTTTGTCTCGGGTCATATGGACCTTGCCGAAGAGACCGGCGCAGCCATATATGCTCCCGCAGCAGGTCAGTGTACATTTCCGCATGTGCCGCTTTCAGACGGAGATACCTTCCGCATCGAAGACATGGAGTTTCTCGTCCTCGAGACACCCGGCCACACGCCCGACTGCCTGGTGTATGTGGTCACCGACACATCACGCGGAGATACACCTGTTGCCGCGTTCACCGGCGATACGCTCTTTGTCGGGGACGTCGGCCGCCCGGACCTCTTCCCGGGAAAGGCACAGGATCTTGCCGGAAAATTGTATGAAAACCTCCACACAAAGGTCATGACCCTCGCCCCTGAATGCCTTGTATTTCCGGCACACGGTGCAGGCTCCCTCTGTGGAAAGGCTATGGGTGCCATGCGGTTTTCAACCATAGGCTATGAGAATACCTACAACCCCGCCCTGAATAGTGCAGATACCGAAGAGTTCATCCGATCCCTGACCGTCAACATGCCCCCGGCACCCGACCACTTCGCCCGGTGCAGTGACATCAACCGACGGGGCCCGGCCTCTGTCAGGAACCTTCCTCCACTGAAGGCGATGAAACCAGCCGAATTTTATGAGCGGATGAATGATTCAGACACCATCGTGGTGAGCATCCGAAACTATGCCACCTTCGGGGGGCAGCATATCCCCGGCAGCTATCACATCGACATGGGCGGCAACTTCGCAACCTTTGCCGGATGGGTGCTGCCCCCGGACAAAGAGATCCTCCTTGTCACGGACAGCCCCGAACAGGCACATGAGGCTGCAATACAGCTCCGCCGGGTTGGCCTTGACCGGACGACAGGATACCTGAAGGGGGGCACACATGCATGGGTGACCGCCGGCTATACCACCGATCATATCCACCAGCTCTCTCCTTCAGAGGTGCATGCAAAGATACAGGATCCCAAAACCGTTCTGCTCGATGTCAGATCAAAAGACGAATACGAATCACAGCACATCCCGGGAGCCATCAACATCATGGCAATGGATCTCAGAACACGTGCAGGCGAACTTGATGCAGACCGGCCCACGATTGCAATATGCCGGACCGGCCATCGTTCAAGCCTTGCCTGCAGTCTCCTGAAGCAGCAGGGTTTTTCTGATGTTTACAATGCCGCCGGCGGAATCACCGGCTATATCGCCGCAGGATATTTCCCAGAATAA
- a CDS encoding SLC13 family permease, translating into MPVTPEIILVLIVLAATVVLFVTDKLRVDIIAIIIMLTLGWLGLISPSQTFSGFASNAVISVMAVMILGYGVDRTGVMIRLSRMIVRIAGASEARLMTLISAVVGVLSGFMQNIGSAALFLPAILRISKKTGIPRGRMVMPMGFMAILGGTITMVGSSPLILLNDLLAQGNLEPFGIFAVTPIGLVLLLAGIIYFLMLGRYLLPSGEVGAGGPPPQQDVIETWQLPANMHHYIVPKKSSLVGASRDDISLKSRYSLHLLAVKTGRDILYAPWRYSVFAEGQILSILGTPEDAERFAVDYDLVPVGNPERHTEEIGEEHAGFAEIIVRPHSPYTGKTLREISFRKQHGLEVILSLTKEGEHRGDVADIPMNPGDTFVVFGPWEKINRIGQGPEFVLSTVPEEKGVDSARGPFALLCLTGGIALTFTGVPIALGLLTGAIAMILGRVLTIDEAYRAIDWRTVFLLAGLIPLGLAMDQTGTAAFLADAMMNLLAMTHPFLILLGIAVLATFFSLFMSNVAATVLLVPLVIIIGTSTGLDPRGLALLVALCASNSFVLPTHQVNAFLMTPGGYRNADYLRAGGGMTILFLFITTGLVYILFVI; encoded by the coding sequence ATGCCCGTGACACCTGAAATAATTCTTGTCCTTATTGTCCTTGCAGCGACAGTTGTCCTGTTTGTGACAGATAAACTCAGGGTCGATATAATTGCCATCATCATCATGCTCACCCTCGGGTGGCTGGGTCTTATCTCTCCTTCCCAGACCTTCTCCGGGTTTGCGAGCAATGCAGTCATCTCAGTGATGGCAGTGATGATACTCGGCTATGGGGTGGACAGGACGGGAGTGATGATCCGGCTTTCACGCATGATTGTCCGGATTGCAGGGGCAAGCGAGGCGAGACTGATGACTCTCATCTCAGCAGTCGTCGGAGTGCTCTCCGGATTCATGCAGAATATCGGGTCGGCGGCGCTCTTTCTCCCTGCCATCCTGCGTATCTCCAAAAAGACCGGCATACCCCGTGGCCGCATGGTAATGCCGATGGGATTCATGGCAATCCTCGGCGGGACCATAACGATGGTGGGATCATCCCCCCTCATTCTCCTCAATGATCTTCTGGCCCAGGGAAACCTCGAACCGTTTGGGATCTTTGCCGTCACCCCGATAGGCCTTGTGCTCCTCCTGGCCGGAATCATCTATTTCCTCATGCTGGGCAGATATCTTCTGCCATCTGGCGAGGTGGGGGCAGGCGGCCCACCGCCGCAGCAGGATGTCATCGAGACATGGCAGCTGCCTGCGAACATGCATCATTATATTGTTCCCAAGAAAAGCTCCCTTGTAGGTGCAAGCAGGGATGATATCTCCCTCAAATCCCGGTATTCACTGCACCTTCTGGCAGTAAAGACGGGGAGGGATATTCTCTATGCCCCGTGGCGATACTCGGTCTTTGCTGAGGGCCAGATTCTCTCCATTCTCGGAACACCGGAGGATGCAGAACGGTTTGCAGTCGATTACGACCTTGTCCCCGTGGGAAACCCGGAGCGCCACACAGAAGAGATTGGTGAAGAACATGCAGGATTTGCCGAAATAATCGTTCGTCCCCACTCCCCATATACCGGAAAGACCCTTCGTGAGATCTCATTTCGGAAACAGCATGGTCTTGAGGTCATCCTCTCCCTGACAAAGGAGGGCGAACACCGGGGGGATGTTGCCGACATCCCGATGAATCCGGGGGACACGTTTGTTGTCTTCGGTCCGTGGGAGAAAATCAACCGTATCGGGCAGGGACCGGAATTTGTGCTAAGCACAGTCCCCGAAGAGAAGGGAGTGGATTCAGCAAGAGGTCCATTCGCCCTTCTCTGCCTCACGGGCGGCATTGCCCTCACCTTCACCGGGGTTCCGATAGCGCTCGGCCTTCTGACCGGTGCGATTGCGATGATTCTCGGCAGGGTGCTGACCATCGATGAGGCATACCGGGCCATCGACTGGCGGACGGTCTTTCTCCTCGCAGGGCTGATTCCGCTGGGTCTTGCCATGGATCAGACCGGAACGGCGGCTTTTCTTGCAGACGCCATGATGAACCTGCTCGCCATGACACATCCGTTCCTCATTCTCCTTGGCATTGCGGTGCTTGCCACCTTCTTCAGCTTATTTATGTCAAATGTGGCCGCGACTGTCCTTCTGGTGCCACTCGTCATCATCATCGGCACTTCGACAGGGCTCGATCCCCGCGGGCTCGCCCTCCTTGTGGCACTCTGCGCCTCAAACTCCTTTGTCCTCCCGACCCATCAGGTCAATGCATTCCTGATGACACCGGGGGGATACCGTAATGCCGATTACCTGCGGGCTGGAGGAGGCATGACCATCCTCTTTCTGTTCATCACCACAGGATTGGTTTATATATTATTCGTCATATAG
- the cooS gene encoding anaerobic carbon-monoxide dehydrogenase catalytic subunit, with protein MEEMPKPVLVEKTLETCEIDRARMSLMNPALIEEKVQERTIDDTAQEMLRHTMREGIETVWDRYEMQQPSCTYCASGLSCSRCAMGPCRIIPEHHRERGVCGADGDLVVARNLLDTIATGAAAHSDHGRDIVETLYKTGKGTAQGYGISDPEKLKRIAGELGISTDGRSDEEMAVDVGLGLLEEFGTVKNEICFLKRAPEQTQAIWDAAGIRPRSVDREIVEAMHRVHMGVGASYVNILLHGLRTSLGDGWGGSMMGTEISDVLFGTPKINQSQVNLGVLKEDYVNVSLHGHNPMLSEMIVRASEDPEIQALAKKAGAKGVNLVGLCCTGNELLMRKGVPMAGNHFNQELVITTGAVEAMIIDYQCIFPSLPRTASCYHTKIVSTSEKSKVVGSYYYEFKPGNAFETAKAILKMAVANFPNRIPEKVYIPGKPVDLMAGFSVEAIQEALGGTFQPLIDAIADGRIRGAVGIVGCNNPKVKHDYGHVTLAKELIKHDILCVETGCAAIASGKAGLLMPDAAFLAGPGLRGVCKALGIPPVLHMGSCVDCSRILVLLAELAKALGVGIHQLPVAGAAPEWYSQKAVSIGSYFVASGVYTVLGVMPKITGSPNVAELLTSGVHGVVQAKFAVEPDPVTAAKLIISHIDGKRTELGL; from the coding sequence ATGGAAGAGATGCCAAAACCGGTGCTTGTCGAAAAAACCCTTGAGACATGTGAGATTGACCGGGCACGGATGAGCCTCATGAACCCGGCCCTCATAGAAGAGAAGGTTCAGGAACGGACGATTGACGATACGGCACAGGAGATGCTCCGACACACGATGCGGGAGGGCATCGAGACCGTATGGGACCGCTACGAGATGCAGCAGCCCTCGTGCACGTATTGTGCCAGCGGCCTTTCCTGCAGCCGCTGTGCGATGGGGCCGTGCAGGATAATCCCTGAGCATCACCGTGAACGGGGAGTCTGCGGTGCGGACGGGGATCTCGTCGTCGCACGAAATCTGCTCGACACCATTGCAACAGGGGCTGCGGCACACTCGGACCACGGCCGCGATATCGTCGAGACACTCTACAAAACCGGGAAGGGAACGGCGCAGGGCTACGGGATCTCCGACCCTGAAAAGCTGAAGCGTATCGCCGGCGAACTCGGGATTTCAACGGATGGGAGAAGTGATGAGGAGATGGCAGTCGATGTTGGCCTCGGGCTTCTCGAGGAATTCGGAACGGTAAAAAATGAGATCTGCTTTTTAAAACGGGCTCCTGAACAGACACAGGCAATCTGGGACGCTGCAGGCATCCGGCCGCGAAGTGTTGACCGTGAGATTGTCGAGGCCATGCACCGGGTCCACATGGGGGTTGGGGCAAGCTATGTGAATATCCTGCTGCACGGTCTGCGGACGTCTCTCGGCGACGGGTGGGGCGGTTCGATGATGGGAACAGAGATCTCAGATGTTCTCTTCGGGACACCGAAGATCAACCAGTCGCAGGTAAATCTCGGTGTTCTGAAGGAAGATTATGTCAATGTCTCGCTGCATGGCCACAATCCGATGCTCTCAGAGATGATCGTCCGGGCCTCGGAGGACCCTGAAATTCAGGCGCTTGCAAAGAAGGCAGGGGCAAAGGGGGTCAATCTGGTCGGTCTCTGCTGCACCGGAAATGAACTCCTGATGCGAAAGGGCGTCCCGATGGCAGGCAACCACTTCAACCAGGAGCTTGTGATTACCACCGGGGCCGTTGAGGCGATGATCATCGATTACCAGTGTATCTTCCCCTCGCTGCCGCGGACGGCAAGCTGTTATCACACGAAAATCGTCTCGACAAGCGAGAAATCGAAGGTGGTCGGTTCGTATTACTACGAATTCAAACCCGGGAATGCCTTTGAAACGGCAAAGGCCATCCTGAAGATGGCGGTCGCCAACTTCCCGAACAGGATTCCTGAGAAGGTGTACATCCCCGGAAAGCCGGTCGACCTGATGGCCGGATTCTCGGTGGAGGCCATCCAGGAAGCCCTCGGCGGGACCTTCCAGCCGCTCATCGATGCCATTGCCGACGGCAGGATCCGGGGGGCGGTCGGTATCGTCGGCTGCAACAATCCGAAGGTGAAGCATGATTACGGGCATGTGACCCTTGCAAAGGAACTGATAAAGCATGATATCCTCTGCGTCGAGACCGGATGCGCCGCGATTGCATCGGGAAAGGCGGGTCTTCTCATGCCTGATGCCGCATTCCTGGCCGGGCCCGGCCTCAGGGGAGTCTGCAAGGCCCTTGGCATCCCGCCGGTCCTGCACATGGGGTCCTGTGTGGACTGTTCACGCATCCTTGTCCTCCTCGCGGAGCTTGCAAAGGCACTGGGTGTCGGGATTCACCAGCTCCCGGTGGCAGGAGCGGCACCGGAGTGGTATTCGCAGAAAGCGGTCTCCATCGGCTCCTATTTTGTCGCATCGGGTGTCTATACCGTCCTTGGGGTGATGCCCAAGATCACGGGGAGTCCGAACGTGGCAGAGCTCCTCACCTCAGGGGTACACGGCGTCGTTCAGGCAAAATTTGCTGTGGAGCCGGACCCCGTAACGGCAGCGAAGCTCATCATCTCGCATATCGACGGGAAGAGAACGGAGCTCGGGCTGTAG
- a CDS encoding AAA family ATPase, giving the protein MGDKKSDIRNAVRYFRAHRAPSSGDGMRIVIAGKGGVGKTTTCAILSSIFAESGMNVLAVDEDPQQNLAFSLGYLPEAASGIIPLSKNAAYIEEKVGVRPGSGWGGMLRINPEVNDVVERFGIAIDDHISLLVMGSVSTAAGGCLCPENALLGSVIRYIRLRRNEVILMDTQAGVEHFGRATADGFSQAVVVTEPSYNAYSVAEHAASLSRELGINHVHLVVNKVRSASDIQKIELLSGGGEKFTSVHYIPFNEAIIDSEPDVRSLCSGESENPVAESLRDLSRALCAAAEEK; this is encoded by the coding sequence ATGGGCGATAAAAAATCTGATATCCGGAATGCGGTCCGGTATTTCCGGGCCCACCGGGCACCGTCATCGGGAGATGGCATGCGTATTGTTATCGCAGGGAAAGGCGGTGTGGGAAAGACCACCACCTGTGCGATCCTGTCATCCATCTTTGCTGAGAGTGGCATGAACGTCCTCGCCGTTGACGAGGACCCCCAGCAGAACCTCGCCTTTTCCCTCGGGTATCTCCCTGAAGCTGCATCCGGAATAATCCCGCTGTCGAAGAATGCCGCATATATCGAGGAGAAGGTCGGCGTGCGCCCGGGGTCAGGGTGGGGCGGGATGCTCCGGATCAATCCGGAGGTGAACGATGTGGTGGAGCGGTTCGGCATCGCTATCGATGATCATATAAGCCTGCTCGTTATGGGCAGCGTTTCCACCGCGGCCGGTGGCTGCCTCTGCCCGGAAAATGCCCTTCTGGGCAGTGTCATCCGTTATATCCGTCTGCGGCGAAACGAAGTGATACTGATGGATACCCAGGCAGGGGTCGAGCATTTCGGCCGGGCGACTGCAGACGGTTTTTCCCAGGCGGTGGTGGTCACAGAACCCTCATACAATGCCTACAGCGTCGCCGAACACGCGGCCTCCCTTTCCCGTGAACTGGGGATCAACCATGTCCACCTGGTGGTCAACAAGGTCCGCTCGGCATCAGATATCCAAAAGATAGAGCTCCTCTCTGGAGGGGGGGAAAAATTCACCTCGGTTCACTACATCCCCTTCAATGAGGCAATCATTGATTCCGAGCCCGATGTCCGAAGCCTTTGTTCGGGAGAATCCGAAAATCCTGTCGCCGAATCCCTGCGGGATCTCTCCCGTGCTCTCTGTGCTGCGGCAGAAGAGAAGTGA
- a CDS encoding fasciclin domain-containing protein, which yields MKSLKILGILIVVGAVLAAGCTTTEPPEATPAPTQTPAMKSIVETAQDAGSFTTLLTAVDAAGLTETLSGDGPFTVFAPTDNAFAALPEGTVAVLLEDPEGELKDILLYHVVSGNLMAEDVGTQPDAMTLLGKRIRFDTTDGVMVEGATVTTADIICSNGVIHVIDAVMLPKGNVVETAVADGRFTTLVAAVQAADLATTLSDETKDFTVFAPTDDAFAALPEGTVATLLEDPKGQLTQILLYHVADGRYMAADVMAMETIDTLQGSTLAIDTADGVKVDGANVIITDVECSNGVIHVIDAVIIPPEA from the coding sequence ATGAAATCACTGAAAATTCTGGGCATACTGATTGTGGTGGGAGCAGTGCTTGCTGCAGGGTGTACTACTACCGAACCACCGGAAGCAACCCCTGCCCCCACACAGACACCAGCAATGAAGAGCATCGTGGAGACCGCACAGGATGCCGGGTCATTTACGACCCTTCTTACGGCAGTCGATGCCGCAGGTCTGACGGAGACACTCTCAGGGGACGGGCCGTTCACCGTATTTGCACCAACTGACAATGCCTTTGCGGCACTTCCCGAGGGAACAGTCGCTGTCCTCCTCGAGGATCCGGAGGGGGAGCTGAAGGATATCCTTCTGTATCATGTTGTATCAGGTAACCTGATGGCAGAGGATGTGGGAACACAGCCGGATGCAATGACACTTCTTGGCAAACGGATACGCTTCGATACAACAGACGGCGTAATGGTTGAGGGGGCAACCGTCACTACGGCAGACATCATCTGCAGCAATGGTGTTATCCATGTCATTGACGCAGTGATGCTGCCAAAAGGGAATGTCGTAGAGACTGCGGTTGCCGACGGTCGGTTTACCACTCTCGTTGCGGCGGTTCAGGCAGCAGACCTTGCGACGACACTGTCCGATGAGACGAAGGACTTTACCGTATTCGCACCCACAGATGACGCCTTTGCGGCGCTGCCTGAAGGAACAGTTGCAACTCTGCTGGAAGACCCAAAAGGGCAGCTCACGCAGATCCTGCTCTATCACGTGGCAGACGGCCGGTATATGGCTGCAGATGTTATGGCCATGGAAACAATAGATACCCTGCAGGGCAGCACCCTTGCCATTGACACCGCAGACGGCGTGAAGGTGGACGGTGCGAATGTCATCATCACTGATGTGGAATGCAGCAACGGCGTCATCCATGTCATTGATGCGGTGATTATACCGCCGGAAGCGTGA
- a CDS encoding TrkH family potassium uptake protein: protein MYELVSPVKLLVVLKYLSILVMGAGAMLLVPLIVALYFGEYTIAGMYVIIGSTIILLGFFFHRLLPEGELEWKEALIIAAVIFPFAALLSAIPFTVSAGMPFLDAYFEAVSGVTTTGLSVAPAAVGPAFLFARSWLQWVGGIGIIIIILMVFIPPGTSAHRLYAINSPETPLRPGVTATAKVLVQIYCLLTAISFLILFAGGMQPFDAVCHAFSAVSTGGFSTRAESAAGFSGLVIPFLITLSCLMGAFNFSLYPRLIENKKALISDIQFRYFLIFAAIGILLLFFTMPGEMNPMEGLSVSAFQTFSALSTAGFATIDIGTLPDGSKAVITALMWVGGSVGSTAGGIKILRLVILLKVVHLVFIRYFLPREALTPLKLGEDVIETEMVYNILTFVFLYSLILVASSFIFMLYGYGLDNALFEVSSALGTVGLSCGITSAAMPDLLKGVLIVDMLLGRIEIVPLFILAFPRTWVKR, encoded by the coding sequence ATGTATGAACTGGTCTCCCCGGTGAAGCTGCTTGTTGTCCTGAAGTATCTCTCGATTCTGGTGATGGGAGCAGGCGCCATGCTGCTGGTACCGCTTATTGTTGCACTCTATTTCGGGGAATATACCATTGCAGGCATGTATGTTATCATCGGGTCCACCATCATTCTGCTGGGATTTTTCTTTCACCGACTGCTGCCGGAAGGCGAACTGGAATGGAAGGAGGCCCTCATCATTGCAGCGGTCATTTTCCCCTTTGCCGCCCTTTTAAGCGCCATTCCCTTTACGGTCTCAGCCGGAATGCCATTTCTGGATGCTTATTTTGAGGCAGTCTCCGGGGTGACGACGACCGGCCTCTCAGTTGCCCCTGCAGCCGTTGGGCCGGCGTTTCTCTTTGCCCGCTCCTGGCTTCAGTGGGTGGGCGGCATCGGGATTATCATCATCATTCTCATGGTATTCATCCCGCCGGGTACAAGCGCACACCGCCTCTATGCGATTAACAGCCCTGAAACACCCCTGCGGCCCGGCGTCACGGCAACTGCAAAAGTGCTGGTGCAGATCTACTGCCTCTTAACTGCGATCTCGTTTCTCATCCTCTTTGCCGGGGGCATGCAGCCCTTTGATGCCGTATGCCACGCCTTCTCCGCAGTATCCACCGGAGGTTTTTCCACACGGGCGGAATCTGCCGCCGGTTTTTCCGGACTGGTAATTCCGTTTCTTATCACCCTCAGCTGCCTGATGGGAGCATTCAATTTCAGCCTCTATCCCCGGCTGATTGAGAATAAAAAAGCACTCATCTCAGATATTCAGTTCAGGTATTTTCTGATATTCGCCGCTATCGGCATTCTTCTGTTATTCTTCACCATGCCGGGAGAGATGAATCCCATGGAGGGACTCTCTGTTTCCGCTTTTCAGACATTCTCCGCACTGAGTACAGCAGGATTTGCCACGATTGACATCGGCACCCTTCCCGACGGATCAAAGGCAGTCATCACCGCTCTGATGTGGGTGGGCGGGTCAGTGGGGTCGACAGCCGGAGGCATCAAGATTCTCAGGCTTGTTATCCTCTTAAAAGTGGTGCATCTGGTCTTTATCCGGTATTTTCTTCCCCGTGAGGCACTCACTCCCCTCAAGCTGGGAGAAGACGTGATTGAGACCGAGATGGTCTACAATATTCTTACCTTTGTCTTTCTTTATTCACTCATCCTCGTGGCATCCAGTTTTATCTTTATGCTCTATGGATACGGCCTTGACAATGCCCTCTTCGAAGTTTCAAGTGCCCTCGGGACAGTCGGCCTCTCCTGTGGCATCACGAGCGCTGCAATGCCGGATCTGTTGAAAGGGGTGTTGATCGTCGATATGCTCCTCGGTCGAATTGAGATCGTGCCGCTGTTTATCCTGGCATTCCCGAGAACATGGGTGAAGCGGTAG